Proteins from a single region of Streptomyces spectabilis:
- a CDS encoding ANTAR domain-containing protein yields MTLSCERRSPVGRAADEEIARLNEENRQLRQAVDSHAVIDQAIGVLIALHRLTPAAGWEVLRETSQHLNIKLRTIAELVVHAPSGQPLPERVRHGLAAAIRRQDCGAA; encoded by the coding sequence ATGACGTTGTCGTGCGAGCGACGGTCTCCCGTCGGCCGGGCAGCCGACGAGGAGATCGCGCGACTGAACGAGGAGAACCGGCAGCTGCGTCAGGCCGTGGACTCCCACGCGGTCATCGACCAGGCCATCGGTGTCCTCATCGCCCTGCACCGCCTGACGCCTGCCGCCGGCTGGGAGGTGCTGCGCGAGACCTCGCAGCACCTGAACATCAAACTGCGCACCATCGCCGAACTCGTCGTCCACGCCCCCTCCGGCCAGCCGCTGCCCGAGCGCGTACGCCACGGACTTGCCGCCGCCATAAGGCGCCAGGACTGCGGAGCAGCCTGA